The following proteins are co-located in the Sporolactobacillus pectinivorans genome:
- a CDS encoding DNA cytosine methyltransferase encodes MPAKQLDLFREIIVDNFAGGGGASTGIELATGLNVDIAINHDPDAIAMHKANHPETKHYCESVWDVDPKKACEGRPVGLCWLSPDCKHFSKAKGGKPVEKKIRGLAWIAVRWAKAVRPRVIMLENVEEFKTWGPLTKDNKPDPQRKGQTFHAFVKALNKEGYKVEFKKLRACDYGAPTIRRRFFLIARCDGQPITWPEPTHGDPNSQAVKKGRMKPWRTASEIIDWSLPCPSIFDTFAEIKNKYGLKAKRPLAENTLKRIARGIQKFVIDNPEPFIINVNHTSSKNAYDCFRGQSIDDPMNTITSHHGFGIVTPVLAVNNMHNTGSAADHPVKTITTGGHHMVVTPVMTAIGQTGFSNNRGYAVDEPVRTVVSKAEQCLIAPTLVQYHGETDASEVRGQDLTDALLTVDSANRYALVAPFLSKYFSSGYTGAGSTFKEPFGTVTSVDHNALVTSHLVQLNHHSTGQTIDEPINTVTAGAGHFGEVRAFLMKYYGTGIGQTINRPLDTVVSKERFGVIEIHGTPYQIVDIGMRMLTPRELFDAQGFPHNYIIDHDFEGKTYPKSKQVARCGNAVPPQFVEALVRANMPELCVKKYQWAVSE; translated from the coding sequence TTGCCAGCTAAACAATTGGACTTATTTCGTGAAATTATAGTAGACAACTTCGCCGGTGGAGGAGGCGCGAGCACCGGGATCGAATTGGCAACAGGCCTGAATGTGGACATTGCTATTAACCATGATCCGGATGCTATAGCGATGCATAAAGCGAATCATCCCGAAACCAAGCACTACTGTGAATCAGTGTGGGACGTAGATCCGAAAAAGGCATGTGAGGGACGTCCGGTTGGTTTATGTTGGCTCAGCCCGGATTGCAAGCATTTTTCGAAAGCCAAAGGCGGTAAGCCGGTGGAAAAGAAAATTCGTGGTCTTGCCTGGATAGCAGTCAGATGGGCAAAAGCAGTTCGGCCGCGTGTGATCATGTTAGAGAACGTCGAAGAGTTTAAGACTTGGGGACCGCTCACTAAAGATAATAAGCCGGATCCACAGCGGAAAGGGCAGACATTCCATGCATTCGTGAAAGCACTGAATAAGGAAGGATACAAGGTGGAGTTTAAAAAACTGCGCGCCTGCGACTATGGAGCGCCTACGATACGAAGGCGATTCTTTCTAATCGCTCGATGCGATGGTCAACCGATTACTTGGCCGGAACCCACTCATGGGGATCCAAATAGCCAAGCGGTGAAGAAGGGCCGGATGAAGCCCTGGAGAACAGCCTCTGAGATTATTGATTGGTCACTACCTTGTCCTTCAATTTTTGATACGTTTGCTGAAATAAAAAATAAATACGGCTTAAAGGCAAAGCGCCCGTTAGCTGAAAATACATTAAAGCGCATTGCACGTGGCATTCAAAAATTTGTGATCGACAATCCCGAACCATTTATCATCAACGTCAATCACACATCAAGCAAAAACGCTTATGACTGTTTTCGAGGACAAAGCATAGACGATCCCATGAATACCATTACTTCACATCACGGATTTGGGATTGTGACGCCTGTACTGGCCGTGAACAACATGCATAATACGGGTTCAGCTGCAGATCATCCAGTCAAGACGATTACGACGGGGGGACACCACATGGTGGTGACACCGGTCATGACAGCGATTGGTCAAACTGGATTTTCAAATAATCGGGGATATGCAGTAGATGAACCTGTGCGCACCGTGGTAAGTAAAGCAGAGCAATGTTTAATCGCTCCTACACTTGTTCAGTACCACGGCGAAACAGATGCAAGTGAAGTGAGGGGACAGGATTTGACAGATGCATTGCTGACGGTTGATAGTGCGAATCGGTATGCCCTTGTTGCTCCATTTCTTTCTAAATATTTTTCCAGTGGGTACACGGGCGCTGGAAGCACCTTCAAAGAGCCATTTGGTACGGTAACAAGCGTTGATCATAATGCATTGGTGACAAGTCATTTGGTGCAATTAAATCATCATTCCACCGGACAAACAATTGATGAGCCAATCAACACCGTTACTGCCGGGGCTGGTCATTTTGGCGAAGTTAGAGCTTTTTTGATGAAGTACTATGGGACAGGCATCGGACAAACAATTAACCGTCCGTTGGATACGGTTGTCAGCAAAGAAAGATTCGGTGTTATTGAAATTCATGGAACGCCTTATCAAATCGTCGATATCGGTATGCGTATGCTCACACCGCGCGAACTGTTCGATGCTCAAGGATTTCCCCATAACTACATCATCGATCATGATTTTGAAGGGAAGACCTATCCGAAAAGCAAGCAGGTGGCACGTTGCGGGAATGCCGTTCCTCCGCAGTTTGTAGAAGCACTAGTAAGGGCAAATATGCCGGAACTGTGTGTTAAAAAGTATCAGTGGGCTGTTTCGGAATAA